In Streptomyces sp. NBC_01439, the following are encoded in one genomic region:
- a CDS encoding universal stress protein gives MSGLVIVGVDGSPSSLAAVETAAREARRRGAGLRVVHAFHWPVMPVPLGPVPQDPAEREFRVMVEKLVAEAVERARAVAPEVDVTHAVVTGEPLTVLEAQSRGAELVVVGSRGMGGFVGLLVGSTTVRIAAHGQCPVLVVREQPDPAGPIVLGVDGSRAGAAAVDFAFAEAALRGVGILALHAWTPWNAPVPPPQDPTEPYASRPGMLAQAEEAVLAEALAGRRERYPEVSVEHRVTRGGTREALIEASSTAQLLVVGARGRGGFVGLLLGSVSQAMLHHAHCPVAVVRRPGERR, from the coding sequence GTGAGTGGTCTGGTGATCGTGGGAGTGGATGGCTCGCCATCGAGTCTGGCCGCCGTGGAGACGGCGGCCCGGGAGGCCCGACGGCGTGGGGCGGGTTTGCGGGTGGTGCACGCCTTCCACTGGCCGGTCATGCCAGTGCCGTTGGGGCCCGTACCGCAGGACCCGGCAGAGCGCGAGTTCCGGGTCATGGTCGAGAAGCTGGTCGCCGAGGCGGTGGAGCGTGCCAGGGCGGTGGCGCCCGAGGTGGACGTCACCCATGCCGTGGTGACGGGGGAGCCGTTGACCGTGCTGGAGGCGCAGTCGCGTGGCGCAGAGCTGGTGGTCGTCGGATCCCGGGGCATGGGAGGCTTCGTCGGGCTGCTGGTGGGCTCCACGACGGTGAGGATCGCAGCTCACGGCCAGTGTCCGGTACTTGTGGTGCGGGAGCAGCCGGATCCTGCGGGGCCGATCGTGCTGGGAGTGGACGGCTCCCGGGCCGGGGCGGCGGCGGTCGATTTCGCCTTTGCGGAGGCCGCGCTGCGCGGTGTCGGGATCCTCGCCCTGCACGCCTGGACCCCGTGGAACGCGCCAGTACCTCCACCGCAGGATCCTACCGAGCCGTATGCGAGCCGACCGGGCATGCTTGCCCAGGCCGAGGAGGCCGTGCTGGCCGAGGCACTCGCGGGCCGCCGGGAGAGGTACCCGGAGGTATCGGTCGAGCACCGTGTGACGCGCGGCGGCACCCGTGAGGCTCTGATCGAGGCAAGCAGCACCGCACAGCTCCTGGTCGTCGGCGCTCGGGGGCGCGGTGGCTTCGTGGGCCTGCTGCTGGGATCGGTGAGCCAAGCCATGTTGCACCACGCACATTGCCCGGTCGCAGTGGTGCGGCGGCCCGGCGAGCGCCGCTGA
- a CDS encoding CocE/NonD family hydrolase, with the protein MSRVAGVEPGQRHLNGPQTTGREYRNLSEPEHGMRRDRNVTVGMRDGIELLADVYRPDGDGRFPALIAASPYPRQIQDLGAPMGFIEAGASDFWVPRGYVHVIANLRGTGGSGGTFGFFDAQERRDLHDLVEWAASQPWCDGNVGMIGISYFAMAQLEAAVERPAHLRAIFPVAVTTDLYEAAMHHGLFSSGFVTPFLAMVGLTSARSDRFWRGPLVDAVRDVLRTAPLHRKFATMNGESSIALLHAALKLHHDPHPWDDLWRAMAVEHPLRDEWWDERNLLPLLDRVEVPTYLGCDWQNVPLHLPSTFPALRALTNAPVVRVAMLGEFGLTWPWESLHVEALAWFDHWLKHQDTGILDGPAIRYWMPGADEWRTSDVWPPQGSRQLEWSLRADGALGDDQGAPGERSLMVLGQGLGRSRPSDADPPTQLAWTSEPLTEALDVAGDIEAELHASATATDTAWIVTLQDVAPDDTAVDVTAGWLRAGLRRIDPDADSAGPPQLPCREPESVVPGLVTTYRIPLVTNARRFATGHRIRLVVTSDDQDHSTPAIMGFRHAPVGTSSRNTVHSSSRLVLSVSGQPDRHTPEAGVST; encoded by the coding sequence GTGTCCAGGGTCGCGGGAGTCGAACCGGGTCAGCGCCATCTGAACGGTCCGCAGACCACGGGCCGCGAGTACCGCAACCTGTCGGAACCGGAACACGGCATGCGGCGTGATCGGAACGTCACCGTCGGGATGCGCGACGGCATCGAGTTGCTGGCCGATGTGTATCGACCGGATGGCGACGGCCGGTTTCCCGCACTGATCGCGGCGTCACCGTACCCGCGCCAGATCCAGGACCTGGGCGCCCCGATGGGCTTCATCGAGGCCGGCGCATCCGACTTCTGGGTGCCGCGCGGCTACGTACACGTGATCGCCAACCTCCGGGGGACGGGGGGCTCCGGGGGGACGTTCGGGTTCTTCGACGCTCAGGAACGTCGTGACCTGCACGACCTGGTCGAGTGGGCAGCGAGCCAGCCGTGGTGCGACGGCAACGTCGGGATGATCGGCATCAGCTATTTCGCCATGGCGCAGCTGGAGGCAGCTGTCGAGCGCCCGGCGCACCTGCGGGCGATCTTCCCCGTGGCTGTCACCACCGACCTGTACGAAGCGGCGATGCACCACGGGCTGTTCAGCTCCGGCTTCGTGACGCCCTTTCTCGCCATGGTGGGGCTCACTTCGGCCCGCAGCGATCGGTTCTGGCGCGGCCCGCTGGTCGACGCGGTCCGGGACGTTCTGCGTACGGCGCCACTTCACCGGAAGTTCGCCACCATGAACGGCGAGTCGTCGATCGCTCTCCTCCATGCTGCGCTCAAGCTCCACCACGATCCACACCCGTGGGACGACCTGTGGCGCGCAATGGCGGTCGAGCACCCGCTGCGTGACGAGTGGTGGGACGAACGGAACCTCCTGCCGCTGCTCGACCGCGTCGAGGTCCCCACCTATCTCGGCTGTGATTGGCAGAACGTTCCACTTCACCTCCCCTCCACGTTCCCCGCCTTGCGGGCGCTGACCAACGCTCCAGTCGTCCGGGTCGCGATGCTCGGCGAGTTCGGGCTGACGTGGCCGTGGGAGAGCCTCCATGTAGAGGCGCTCGCCTGGTTCGACCACTGGTTGAAGCATCAGGACACCGGCATCCTTGACGGCCCCGCGATCCGGTACTGGATGCCCGGCGCCGACGAGTGGCGCACGAGCGACGTGTGGCCCCCGCAGGGCAGTAGGCAACTCGAATGGAGCCTCCGGGCCGATGGCGCGCTCGGTGACGACCAGGGGGCCCCGGGAGAGCGGTCGCTCATGGTGCTCGGCCAGGGACTCGGACGATCACGGCCGAGCGACGCCGACCCTCCCACCCAACTGGCGTGGACCAGCGAACCGCTGACCGAGGCGCTCGACGTCGCCGGCGACATCGAGGCCGAGCTCCATGCCAGCGCCACCGCCACCGATACCGCATGGATCGTCACTCTCCAGGACGTGGCGCCCGACGACACCGCCGTCGACGTCACCGCCGGATGGCTGCGGGCCGGCCTGCGCCGGATCGATCCTGACGCCGACTCGGCCGGGCCGCCCCAACTCCCCTGTCGCGAACCCGAGAGCGTCGTCCCGGGTCTGGTCACCACTTATCGGATCCCACTTGTCACCAACGCCCGAAGGTTCGCCACCGGGCATCGCATCCGGCTCGTGGTCACCAGCGACGACCAGGACCACAGCACCCCCGCCATCATGGGGTTCCGCCACGCGCCCGTCGGCACGAGCAGCCGGAACACCGTCCATTCGTCGTCGAGGCTCGTGCTGTCCGTCTCCGGGCAGCCCGACCGGCACACCCCGGAAGCGGGCGTGAGCACGTGA
- the mdlC gene encoding benzoylformate decarboxylase: MNVRDAFFEVLRSHGITTIFGNPGSNELPLLRDFPEDFRYILALHEGAALGMADGYALATGRPSLVNLHAAAGTGNAMGNLTNTQSGHVPVVVTSGQQARRYTALNALLTNVDATALADPLVKWSSEPLRPEDVPQALSQGILLAGSAPAGPVYISLPLDDWDHQADPGALKHLKARAVQGDPVVSEATLDLLRHRLTDAANPVMVVGPGIDDATGWDGASRLADRLALPVFVAPSPSRCPFPTRHPGFRGVLPSDIPGVAHRFDGHDLVVAFGAAIFRYHEFEEGDYLPPGTEFWAVTSDPDEAARAPFGRILVGNPSDALARLADTVPARHRPPPPPLERTSRLGEAGPAFSAEAIVDALDAAKDESTVLAHEWTSVDTTWDRFDISRPGSLYFPASGGLGWGLPAAIGLQLGDPSRRVLAMLGDGALHYTVSALWTAARYRVPVVFVVARNGEYGALKKFTQVMRAPGVPGLEIPGIDVTGIASAYGIPTTRIDTLAGLTATVKAALATEEPHLIVVPQQPLDAG; encoded by the coding sequence GTGAACGTACGCGACGCGTTCTTCGAGGTGCTCCGGAGTCACGGCATCACCACCATCTTCGGCAATCCCGGCTCGAACGAGCTGCCGCTGCTGCGTGACTTCCCCGAGGACTTCCGCTACATCCTCGCACTCCACGAGGGCGCGGCTCTCGGGATGGCGGACGGCTACGCCCTGGCGACCGGCCGACCCTCATTGGTCAACCTGCACGCCGCGGCCGGCACCGGCAACGCGATGGGGAACCTGACCAACACCCAATCCGGCCATGTGCCCGTGGTCGTCACCTCCGGACAGCAGGCCCGACGCTACACCGCCCTGAATGCGCTGCTCACCAACGTCGACGCCACGGCACTGGCCGACCCGCTGGTGAAATGGAGCAGCGAACCGCTGCGCCCCGAGGACGTGCCCCAGGCGCTCTCGCAGGGCATCCTGCTGGCAGGATCCGCCCCCGCCGGCCCGGTCTACATCTCGCTGCCCCTGGACGACTGGGACCACCAGGCGGATCCCGGCGCGCTGAAGCACCTCAAGGCCCGCGCCGTACAGGGTGACCCGGTCGTCTCCGAAGCGACCCTCGACCTCCTGCGCCACCGGCTCACCGACGCGGCCAACCCGGTCATGGTCGTCGGGCCCGGCATCGACGACGCCACCGGATGGGACGGGGCGTCCCGGCTCGCCGACCGGCTCGCCCTTCCGGTGTTCGTGGCGCCGAGCCCGTCCCGCTGTCCGTTTCCCACCCGGCACCCCGGCTTTCGAGGGGTCCTGCCGTCGGACATCCCCGGGGTCGCACATCGCTTCGACGGACACGATCTCGTGGTGGCGTTCGGAGCGGCGATCTTCCGCTATCACGAATTCGAGGAAGGCGACTACCTGCCTCCGGGCACCGAGTTCTGGGCCGTGACCTCGGATCCCGATGAAGCAGCCCGGGCCCCGTTCGGCCGGATCCTGGTCGGCAACCCCTCCGACGCCCTGGCCCGGCTCGCCGACACCGTGCCCGCCCGCCACCGGCCGCCGCCACCACCACTCGAACGAACCAGCCGCCTGGGCGAAGCCGGACCGGCATTCAGCGCGGAGGCGATCGTCGACGCCCTCGACGCAGCGAAGGACGAGAGCACCGTTCTCGCCCACGAATGGACATCGGTCGACACCACCTGGGACCGCTTCGACATCTCACGACCGGGAAGTTTGTACTTTCCGGCGTCCGGGGGCCTCGGCTGGGGCCTGCCGGCAGCCATCGGCCTGCAACTGGGCGATCCGTCGCGCCGCGTGCTGGCCATGCTCGGTGACGGGGCCCTGCACTACACGGTCAGTGCGCTGTGGACGGCAGCGCGGTACCGGGTCCCGGTGGTGTTCGTCGTCGCCCGCAACGGCGAGTACGGGGCACTCAAGAAATTCACTCAGGTCATGCGGGCGCCAGGCGTACCCGGCCTCGAGATCCCCGGCATCGACGTCACCGGCATCGCCTCGGCATACGGGATTCCTACCACCCGGATCGACACCCTCGCCGGGCTGACGGCGACGGTGAAAGCCGCGCTGGCCACGGAAGAGCCGCACCTGATCGTGGTACCCCAGCAGCCCTTGGACGCCGGCTGA
- a CDS encoding nitrile hydratase — MLAWSDPALAEDPGAALTRLGIDVPPAMRFDVRLQRPDTLYLVIPPVPSEENGGENVVNQMDLWRSGDQFVWILPQDAKTALLEMREQYRNHGGEDGR, encoded by the coding sequence ATGCTCGCCTGGAGCGATCCCGCACTGGCCGAGGACCCCGGCGCGGCGTTGACCCGGCTCGGCATCGACGTACCGCCCGCCATGCGGTTCGACGTGAGACTCCAGCGTCCGGACACGCTGTACCTCGTCATCCCGCCCGTGCCCTCCGAAGAGAACGGCGGCGAGAACGTCGTGAACCAGATGGACTTGTGGCGCAGCGGCGACCAGTTCGTCTGGATCCTGCCGCAGGACGCAAAGACGGCGCTGCTGGAGATGCGAGAGCAGTACCGGAATCATGGCGGCGAGGACGGCCGATGA